In Bradyrhizobium guangxiense, the following are encoded in one genomic region:
- a CDS encoding DUF6719 family protein, with the protein MRILVSAGVLSCFLCLPCSAQTILKSEPLMLAPYEVAFVKDASCPSGKVLKVTGAIRGLHRRKACVPMPGEQASLAAATP; encoded by the coding sequence ATGCGTATCTTGGTGTCGGCAGGGGTGCTTTCGTGCTTCCTCTGCCTGCCGTGCTCTGCACAAACAATCCTCAAATCCGAGCCTCTGATGTTGGCACCCTACGAGGTGGCTTTCGTCAAGGACGCTTCCTGTCCGTCGGGCAAGGTGCTGAAGGTGACCGGCGCCATCCGCGGGCTGCACCGCCGCAAGGCCTGTGTGCCCATGCCGGGCGAGCAGGCATCGCTTGCGGCCGCCACGCCCTAA